The following are encoded in a window of Vibrio azureus genomic DNA:
- a CDS encoding BspA family leucine-rich repeat surface protein, protein MQLKSLMLSAALLASGPLFASEQETITCDSKTPGTVMIENDEIFVIVNDKLIRNSDYWQNFLDGNIQLCTTHVTDMSDLFAKDQYFNQDISRWDTSRVTNMDRMFSGAKRFDQDLTHWDVKRVSRHADFAKGSGLSEDSLPTFTQ, encoded by the coding sequence ATGCAATTAAAATCGCTGATGCTCTCGGCTGCACTCTTAGCCAGTGGGCCTCTTTTCGCTTCAGAGCAAGAAACCATCACTTGTGATTCCAAAACGCCCGGAACGGTGATGATTGAAAATGATGAAATCTTTGTCATCGTCAATGACAAGTTAATCCGCAATTCAGACTATTGGCAAAACTTTCTGGATGGCAACATTCAACTCTGCACCACTCACGTAACAGACATGAGTGACCTGTTTGCTAAAGATCAATACTTCAATCAGGACATCAGCCGTTGGGACACCTCTCGTGTGACCAATATGGACCGCATGTTCTCCGGCGCCAAGCGCTTCGACCAAGACTTAACCCACTGGGACGTTAAGCGCGTCTCTCGTCATGCCGACTTCGCCAAAGGCAGTGGCTTGTCTGAAGATAGCCTTCCAACTTTTACACAATAA
- a CDS encoding DUF4917 family protein translates to MPLPTYQETIDELPEGVTPSIILGNGFSQSWDTEIFRYDYLLDRANFGQRDAEIKEIFRRFETSDFEQIMKNLIAAEFVGEAYGVMTPTC, encoded by the coding sequence ATGCCGCTCCCAACTTATCAAGAAACAATCGACGAGCTTCCAGAGGGTGTTACCCCATCAATAATACTTGGTAACGGTTTTTCTCAATCTTGGGATACCGAAATTTTTAGATACGATTATCTGTTGGACAGGGCTAACTTTGGACAGCGTGACGCAGAAATCAAAGAAATCTTTAGGCGCTTTGAAACTAGCGATTTTGAACAAATTATGAAAAATCTAATTGCTGCTGAATTTGTTGGCGAGGCTTACGGGGTCATGACTCCAACCTGTTGA
- a CDS encoding IS1 family transposase (programmed frameshift), whose translation MATIQVNCRFCNQSEPVRKHGIGAAGFQRFRCLDCKRSFQLDYAYEAYKPWVKEQIVDMAMNSSGVRETARVLKVGYNTVLRTLKKLTPKQVTTIPFDFANIELICEVDEQWSFVAKKKNQRWLWYAWEPRYKRVIAHAFGKRDTDTFNELQRLLSKFTIPFYCTDDYSVYSSSLPKEKHIIGKRYTQRIERTNLTLRSRIKRLARKTIGFSKSEEMHDKVIGTFIEREYYT comes from the exons ATGGCTACCATTCAAGTAAACTGTCGCTTTTGTAATCAAAGCGAGCCTGTACGGAAACATGGTATAGGGGCTGCTGGCTTTCAGCGATTTCGTTGCCTTGATTGCAAGCGTTCATTCCAACTCGATTATGCCTACGAAGCCTACAAGCCATGGGTTAAAGAACAAATCGTAGATATGGCTATGAATAGCTCTGGTGTTAGAGAAACCGCACGTGTATTAAAGGTGGGATATAACACCGTACTACGCACTTTA AAAAAGCTCACGCCAAAACAAGTCACAACGATACCTTTTGACTTCGCCAATATTGAATTGATATGCGAAGTGGACGAGCAATGGTCATTTGTTGCTAAGAAGAAAAATCAACGTTGGCTTTGGTACGCATGGGAACCTCGATATAAACGTGTGATTGCTCATGCTTTTGGGAAAAGAGATACCGATACCTTTAATGAGCTACAACGGCTATTATCAAAATTCACAATCCCATTTTATTGCACCGATGACTATAGCGTGTACTCATCGAGTCTCCCGAAAGAGAAACATATCATTGGAAAACGATACACCCAAAGGATAGAAAGAACCAACCTTACACTCAGATCTCGTATTAAGCGTCTAGCCAGAAAAACCATTGGTTTCTCTAAATCAGAAGAAATGCACGATAAGGTTATCGGCACCTTTATTGAACGAGAATATTACACTTAA
- a CDS encoding DUF4917 family protein: MRDDQEKLKESLIDVISRSHPLRPSEVTNVQFRTVRVFIREFQNIFTLNYDILLYWAINKTNREIDSHRYLNKTDGFDSNYWSQDRSQNLFFVHGGLHLYDTGTDIKKHIYYRDERIGIVDQVQENLDAGRFPLFVSEPTHEKKPQKIEHNPYLNRCYQSLKSLDGVLYIHGHSMDDNDMHIFEQIKKSRVSKVYVVIFGDPNNERNRRARANALTFLQKPGLEVEFYDSATAPLWA, encoded by the coding sequence ATTCGAGATGATCAAGAGAAACTAAAAGAATCACTGATTGATGTTATTTCTCGTAGTCATCCACTCCGCCCGAGTGAAGTAACGAACGTTCAATTCAGAACTGTTCGAGTATTTATCAGAGAATTTCAGAATATTTTTACTCTGAATTACGATATTTTGCTTTACTGGGCAATCAACAAAACTAATCGTGAAATCGATAGCCACAGATATCTAAACAAAACTGATGGATTTGATAGCAATTATTGGTCTCAAGACAGAAGTCAAAACCTGTTCTTTGTTCATGGAGGCTTACACCTATATGACACAGGAACAGACATCAAGAAGCATATTTATTATCGAGATGAAAGAATCGGCATCGTTGACCAAGTTCAAGAAAATCTTGATGCTGGTAGGTTCCCCCTGTTCGTATCTGAACCAACTCACGAAAAGAAACCCCAGAAAATAGAACACAACCCATATCTAAATCGTTGTTACCAATCCTTAAAGTCCTTAGATGGTGTTCTATATATCCATGGACACTCTATGGATGATAATGACATGCATATCTTCGAACAAATTAAAAAAAGCAGGGTTTCAAAGGTTTACGTGGTTATCTTTGGTGATCCTAATAATGAACGTAATAGACGTGCTCGTGCTAATGCATTGACTTTTCTACAAAAACCGGGACTTGAAGTTGAATTCTACGACTCTGCTACGGCTCCTCTCTGGGCTTAA
- a CDS encoding DUF3732 domain-containing protein, with the protein MNTLIHEIGVIDKQGKKHPVNFKAGLNVVTGKSSTGKSALIEIFDYCFGSGENTIPKGVITTSAAMYYVALAVNEQDIVIARDPVIASKAFFRRVEAFSTKDIEHDYFNASYFRPLDEFKKHLREFFLDIDDVDESLVARANRRFNQKAPTPSVRSFSSFMLQHQNLVANKHALFYRFDEKEKRDQVIEHTKIFLGLVDQKFFHLSQEKERFSAKIRRLERQKETNNRTSDSYKQKVGPVLSQLYALMGFKDAPLPLDKVLRHPQNAKDQFDGIIVSEKINYNSDASTQRYNQLKLSRNQKNAELRKLQRQASSINKHIQEEEIFVDNVKQFSSPKHVHISASVCPFCHTEKDSLRQSAEKLQLAITKVSGNLAQARPIKAKFESSLVDVQRNIEVVSRELTELNQQITEIEKTDKQLAEQKSLYESVVMQKAKLFALLDNLNMADDAELEKEIKEVRKQLKKINDDLKQYDVQKGLEKASAKVNEYMVEIGKHFSFEASYKPINLHFSFETFDLYHLTQENEKIYLRSMGSGANWLYCHVTLFLALHKYFAELGDKCAIPSILFLDQPTQVYFPNFNRDNSNSFEEQKSKEEEQRTDEDRPVDEDVKAVENLFSQLSTYCNEVKSNYGFSPQIIVTDHADNLTLSNGVSFESLVNNNRWRMRGLIHPVEE; encoded by the coding sequence ATGAATACACTCATTCATGAAATTGGCGTTATTGATAAACAAGGGAAAAAGCATCCGGTTAATTTTAAGGCTGGGCTTAACGTTGTTACTGGTAAGTCATCGACAGGCAAAAGTGCCTTAATTGAAATTTTTGACTACTGCTTTGGCAGTGGTGAAAATACCATCCCAAAAGGCGTTATTACCACTAGCGCCGCTATGTATTATGTTGCACTTGCTGTTAATGAACAAGATATAGTGATTGCGCGTGATCCTGTTATTGCATCGAAAGCCTTCTTTCGCCGCGTTGAAGCATTCAGTACTAAAGATATTGAGCATGATTATTTCAATGCCAGCTACTTTCGTCCATTAGATGAGTTCAAGAAGCACTTAAGGGAGTTTTTCTTAGATATAGATGATGTCGATGAATCTTTGGTTGCCAGAGCCAATCGGCGGTTTAATCAAAAAGCTCCTACACCATCGGTGCGTAGCTTTTCATCATTTATGCTTCAACATCAGAACCTTGTTGCTAATAAACATGCGTTGTTTTATCGATTCGATGAGAAAGAAAAGAGAGATCAGGTTATTGAGCATACTAAGATCTTTTTAGGACTTGTCGACCAAAAATTCTTTCACTTATCACAAGAAAAAGAACGCTTTAGCGCGAAAATTAGACGATTAGAGCGCCAAAAAGAAACCAACAATCGTACCTCAGACAGCTATAAACAAAAAGTTGGCCCAGTTTTGAGCCAGTTGTATGCCTTGATGGGATTTAAAGATGCTCCTTTACCATTAGATAAGGTGCTTCGCCATCCACAAAATGCCAAAGACCAATTCGATGGCATCATAGTTTCTGAGAAAATTAACTATAATTCCGATGCGTCCACACAAAGATATAATCAGTTGAAACTGTCGCGTAATCAAAAAAACGCCGAATTACGGAAGTTACAGCGCCAAGCATCGTCAATTAATAAACATATTCAAGAAGAAGAAATATTTGTTGATAACGTAAAGCAGTTTAGTTCACCTAAGCATGTTCATATATCAGCATCGGTCTGTCCGTTTTGTCATACTGAAAAAGATAGCTTGCGACAAAGTGCGGAAAAACTACAACTGGCGATCACCAAGGTATCGGGTAACCTTGCACAAGCACGCCCTATAAAAGCAAAGTTTGAATCTTCATTGGTCGACGTACAACGCAATATTGAAGTTGTCAGCAGGGAATTGACCGAACTAAACCAACAAATAACGGAAATCGAGAAAACAGATAAGCAATTAGCAGAACAAAAGAGTCTGTATGAAAGCGTTGTAATGCAGAAGGCAAAGCTATTTGCACTTCTCGATAATCTCAATATGGCCGATGATGCAGAGCTTGAAAAGGAAATCAAAGAGGTAAGAAAACAACTCAAAAAGATTAATGATGACCTTAAACAATACGATGTGCAAAAAGGTTTAGAAAAAGCATCGGCTAAGGTAAACGAATATATGGTTGAAATTGGTAAGCATTTTTCGTTTGAAGCCAGCTATAAGCCCATCAATCTTCATTTTTCATTTGAAACCTTTGACCTCTATCACTTAACGCAAGAAAACGAAAAAATCTATCTAAGGTCAATGGGTAGTGGTGCAAATTGGCTATACTGCCATGTAACTTTATTTTTAGCATTGCATAAATATTTTGCTGAATTGGGTGATAAGTGTGCCATCCCTTCAATATTGTTCTTGGATCAGCCGACGCAAGTCTATTTTCCTAACTTTAATCGTGATAACTCTAACAGCTTCGAAGAGCAAAAAAGTAAGGAAGAAGAGCAGAGGACTGATGAAGATAGACCTGTTGATGAAGATGTCAAAGCTGTTGAAAACTTATTCAGCCAACTATCAACTTACTGTAATGAAGTAAAATCAAATTACGGCTTTAGCCCACAAATCATAGTGACAGACCATGCAGACAATTTGACACTGTCTAATGGAGTATCATTTGAATCGTTAGTTAATAATAATAGATGGCGAATGCGCGGTTTGATTCATCCTGTTGAAGAATAG
- a CDS encoding three component ABC system middle component, producing MSSIVDALYELKYNPFEYGSYLASFYTTIDESENNLLLAPLVIPLCSHPVFNKKISGAVFGEKRQSSIWSVFNDRAQLYDLQERIDGFQALTEQCIQYCLINDWLSVNEQGLSLHKGDGSDSVFTNQKSAAKLGRLFSAHSVVEIYAFLGVKPR from the coding sequence ATGAGCAGTATTGTCGATGCTCTGTACGAGTTAAAATACAACCCGTTTGAATATGGTTCTTACCTAGCTTCATTTTACACGACCATTGATGAGTCTGAAAATAACCTTTTGCTCGCGCCTTTGGTCATCCCACTCTGTAGCCATCCTGTTTTTAATAAAAAGATTTCTGGTGCTGTGTTTGGAGAAAAAAGACAAAGCTCTATTTGGTCTGTTTTCAACGACCGCGCCCAACTCTATGACCTGCAAGAGCGAATTGACGGATTTCAAGCCTTAACCGAGCAATGCATTCAATACTGCTTAATCAATGACTGGTTATCGGTAAACGAACAAGGTTTATCCCTTCACAAGGGTGATGGTTCTGACTCAGTCTTTACCAATCAAAAAAGTGCAGCAAAGTTAGGCCGATTATTCAGTGCTCACTCAGTGGTCGAGATTTATGCATTTTTAGGAGTGAAACCACGATGA
- a CDS encoding GMP reductase: MRIEQELKLGFKDVLFRPKRSTLKSRSQVNLTREFTFKHSGRQWSGVPVIAANMDSVGSFEMAKSLAEHGVMTAVHKHYTVQDWAEFAQSANKTTLNNVMVSTGTSDADFQKTQEIMALSDEFIFICIDIANGYSEHLVEYVQRVRAAFPDKVISAGNVVTGDMCEELILAGADIVKVGIGPGSVCTTRVKTGVGYPQLSAIIECADAAHGLGGTIIGDGGCSCAGDVAKAFGGGADFVMLGGMLAGHEESGGEVIEQDGQKFMKFYGMSSQSAMDKHSGGVAKYRAAEGKTVLLPYRGSVDGTISDILGGVRSTCTYVGAAKLKELTKRTTFIRVQEQENNVFGKEK, from the coding sequence TTAAAAAGCCGTTCTCAAGTAAATTTAACCCGCGAGTTTACCTTCAAGCATAGCGGCCGTCAATGGTCAGGCGTACCTGTTATTGCGGCTAACATGGATTCGGTTGGCAGTTTTGAAATGGCTAAATCATTGGCCGAGCACGGTGTAATGACAGCGGTTCACAAACATTACACGGTTCAAGATTGGGCTGAATTTGCGCAGTCTGCTAACAAAACTACGCTAAATAACGTGATGGTGTCGACGGGAACATCAGATGCGGATTTCCAAAAAACGCAAGAGATCATGGCGCTATCAGATGAGTTTATCTTTATCTGTATCGACATCGCTAACGGTTACTCAGAGCACTTGGTTGAATACGTACAACGTGTACGCGCTGCGTTTCCTGACAAAGTGATCTCTGCAGGTAACGTAGTAACCGGTGATATGTGTGAAGAGCTTATCCTTGCTGGTGCGGACATTGTTAAGGTCGGTATCGGCCCTGGCTCTGTATGTACGACTCGCGTTAAAACTGGCGTAGGTTACCCTCAGTTATCTGCCATCATTGAGTGTGCGGATGCTGCTCACGGCCTTGGCGGTACCATCATTGGTGACGGTGGTTGTTCATGTGCTGGTGACGTAGCGAAAGCGTTCGGTGGCGGTGCAGATTTCGTGATGCTTGGCGGTATGCTAGCAGGTCATGAAGAGTCAGGCGGTGAAGTGATCGAACAAGACGGTCAAAAATTCATGAAGTTCTACGGCATGTCTTCACAGTCGGCAATGGACAAGCACTCAGGCGGTGTTGCGAAGTACCGTGCAGCTGAAGGAAAAACCGTACTATTGCCATACCGTGGCAGCGTAGATGGCACGATTTCAGACATCCTTGGCGGTGTACGTTCAACGTGTACATACGTAGGCGCAGCAAAGCTTAAAGAGCTAACTAAGCGTACGACTTTCATCCGTGTACAAGAGCAAGAGAACAACGTATTCGGTAAAGAGAAGTAA